A region from the Panicum hallii strain FIL2 chromosome 1, PHallii_v3.1, whole genome shotgun sequence genome encodes:
- the LOC112879074 gene encoding uncharacterized protein LOC112879074 isoform X4 yields the protein MSGEMARAEVSPEGAAPGFGADLYAQATKALALRTPFEGEEAASRVPTLPARLVSWAGPGDARKKHKKIQLPPPDDAAVEPPPRPAAKVGLWEQFEAYFRPVTLADVEMLKPKLPFGYNNLDSCMLIPFLGSGKELVNQAETYDVAVAETSSYLGVGGAEVVSNRERGEQSVHLLSQKEKRDQSVDPDIHDVVVQQMVSDKDLSRRSRVSVQPGERPFEVDQAGRNGIVSAQCVEEEESSLNWLLGATGRFVLTSERPNKKRKLLGVDAGLEQLVLLPRLGAEKSSSCDVCCLGESSMDSNRIVNCSNCKVSVHQKCYGLRVVPDGQWLCAWCTYLESNKDSGSTQSTPCVLCPKEKGALKPIEVEPTQNADVSHLKFVHLFCSLWAPEVFVEDMESMEPVTNLDSVLENRMKLTCSICKIKHGACVRCSHGTCRAAFHPICARESKHQMEIWGKSKHSNVELRAFCSKHSAVGYTSLVKNSNHASEQSPTESRPNTTNLITGKIPKLRFTRKNKDKFMNSETSASSSGNLIRVETIEQDTLAYTVRNANAQPIRSWETDTGHPSGGGDRMRSSGDIAVVLRKLIDSGKVSVGDIASEVGISSESLEAALVGETTTFSHGLMLKIIKWLQNSVHMHTIRGNARKGNSVVLQDNNSDGSDTTDTVDTKIPLVPADDKEPFVDMSDSAVTEPTLTRSKSNSKILEGDNTTCATGVTILQNGNKNMVKEGVDLECSPAKEFAKESTREFSPIGSNGVSKEEKGKLILNNTCGNKEFGTSMEMPNENRGVLLGRKSDNLIEAGLGSDSKEGVSSLDHYFSQGDHARDGENSIENSSVTPRDCDSSCSHGQPFFNFDDSHSYIHPFIKKKISHHWDITFNQNKEALDHHEEHSCPHEKLPVDSFEEHEDATDTTTSDQVLKAKSMRVLEHAPDDEVEGEMVYLQARLLDNAVVLKHRCEKLIAKVVQNLSRELDAFSRRKWDLIFVNQFLRDVREAKKRGRKEKRHKEAQAVLAAAAAAVASSSRNSIMRKDAKEDAAPANQENSPKLVAGSSRVGQRTKDSLKSSNSKVQPDNKFGSFHMPISSNENELYCDVCMRTETVLNRIFICSRCKAAVHIDCYRNMENSIGPWKCELCEDQDISLETSTASDKSDCNGKKLHFARCGMCHGTSGAFRKTADGQWVHAFCAEWLLDTKYVRGQENPVEGMESLVEGKDTCCLCLRKAGMCLRCSSGDCHITFHPTCARNSGFYMNTKGFGTTSQHKAYCAKHSAQQKEDDAQRYGPQELRNMKRMRVELEKLRLLCERVIKREKVKVLRLIRGS from the exons ATGAGCGGGGAAATGGCCCGCGCCGAGGTCTCGCCCGAGGGGGCGGCCCCCGGCTTCGGGGCCGACCTGTACGCCCAGGCAACCAAGGCTCTGGCCCTGCGGACGCCGTTCGAGGGTGAAGAGGCGGCATCCAGGGTTCCCACGCTGCCCGCGAGGCTCGTGAGCTGGGCAGGGCCGGGGGACGCCCggaagaagcacaagaagattCAGCTCCCCCCGCCGGACGATGCTGCTGTCGAGCCTCCACCGCGGCCAGCTGCAAAGGTTGGCTTGTGGGAGCAGTTTGAGGCCTATTTCCGTCCAGTAACATTGGCTGATGTCGAAATGTTAAAACCAAAGCTCCCATTCGGCTACAACAACCTCGACTCATGTATGCTAATACCATTTCTGGGCAGTGGCAAGGAATTGGTAAACCAAGCCGAGACATATGACGTGGCTGTCGCTGAAACAAGCTCGTATCTGGGTGTGGGCGGTGCAGAGGTGGTCAGTAACAGAGAGCGTGGTGAGCAAAGTGTGCATCTCCTTAGCCAGAAAGAGAAAAGGGATCAAAGTGTGGATCCAGACATACATGATGTGGTCGTGCAACAGATGGTCAGTGACAAAGACCTCAGTAGGCGAAGCAGAGTGTCTGTACAACCGGGAGAACGGCCATTTGAAGTGGATCAAGCTGGGAGGAATGGCATTGTGTCAGCACAATGTGTTGAAGAGGAAGAAAGTTCACTTAATTGGTTGTTAGGAGCAACAGGCCGGTTTGTCCTCACTTCGGAGCGACCCAACAAGAAGAGAAAGCTTTTGGGTGTGGATGCTGGGTTAGAACAGCTTGTTCTGCTTCCACGCTTGGGAGCTGAGAAGTCTTCAAGCTGTGATGTTTGTTGTCTTGGAGAGAGTTCCATGGACTCCAATAGGATAGTTAACTGCAGCAACTGCAAGGTGTCGGTGCACCAGAAGTGCTATGGTTTGCGTGTTGTGCCTGATGGGCAATGGCTGTGTGCTTGGTGTACATATTTGGAGTCGAATAAAGATTCTGGCAGCACCCAATCGACGCCTTGTGTTTTATGTCCAAAGGAGAAAGGGGCTCTTAAACCTATTGAAGTGGAGCCTACTCAAAATGCAGATGTTAGCCACCTGAAATTTGTGCACTTGTTTTGTAGTCTCTGGGCGCCAGAGGTTTTTGTGGAGGACATGGAGTCAATGGAACCTGTAACTAATCTCGATAGCGTCCTAGAGAATCGAATGAAGTTGACATGCAGTATTTGCAAGATTAAGCATGGAGCATGTGTTCGATGTAGTCATG GGACATGTCGGGCGGCTTTTCATCCTATATGCGCAAGAGAGTCAAAGCATCAAATGGAGATATGGGGAAAATCTAAACACTCTAAT GTTGAATTGAGAGCATTTTGCTCAAAGCATTCCGCAGTTGGATACACCAGCTTAGTCAAGAACAGTAACCATGCTTCTGAACAGAGTCCTACAGAATCTCGCCCAAATACTACAAACCTCATCACCGGAAAAATTCCAAAACTAAGATTCACACGCAAAAACAAGGACAAATTCATGAACAGTGAAACCAGTGCCTCTAGCTCTGGTAACCTGATCAGGGTCGAGACTATAGAGCAAGATACTTTGGCTTATACAGTTAGAAATGCAAATGCTCAACCAATTCGAAGCTGGGAAACAGATACTGGGCATCCATCTGGTGGTGGGGATCGTATGAGAAGTTCTGGTGATATTGCTGTAGTGCTTAGAAAG CTAATTGACAGTGGAAAGGTTAGTGTTGGTGATATAGCATCTGAAGTGGGTATTTCTTCGGAATCCTTGGAAGCTGCTCTCGTG GGTGAAACTACCACATTTTCCCATGGTTTGATGCTAAAAATTATCAAGTGGCTCCAAAATTCTGTGCATATGCATACTATTCGAGGAAATGCTCGAAAAGGGAACTCGGTGGTGCTGCAAGATAACAATTCAGATGGGTCTGATACCACAGATACCGTTGATACAAAAATTCCATTGGTCCCAGCTGATGATAAAGAACCATTTGTTGATATGTCGGATTCTGCTGTAACTGAGCCCACACTGACACGATCTAAAAGTAACAGTAAGATTCTGGAAGGAGATAATACAACATGTGCAACTGGTGTGACTATTTTACAAAATGGAAACAAGAATATGGTTAAAGAGGGGGTTGATCTTGAGTGTTCTCCTGCTAAAGAATTTGCAAAAGAATCTACTCGAGAGTTCTCCCCAATTGGCAGCAATGGTGTTTCaaaggaagaaaagggaaaatTG ATACTGAACAACACATGTGGAAATAAAGAATTTGGTACTTCCATGGAGATGCCAAATGAAAATCGAG GTGTACTACTTGGAAGGAAAAGTGATAATTTAATTGAGGCTGGACTTGGCTCAGACTCGAAGGAAGGAGTATCTTCACTTGATCATTATTTTTCTCAGGGTGATCATGCTAGAGATGGCGAAAATTCAATTGAAAACAGCTCTGTCACTCCTCGTGATTGTGATTCAAGCTGCTCTCATGGACAGCCATTTTTCAA CTTTGATGATTCACATTCTTATATTCATCCCTTCATTAAGAAAAAGATATCTCATCATTGGGACATTACTTTCAATCAGAACAAGGAAGCTCTGGATCATCATG AAGAACATTCGTGTCCTCACGAGAAACTACCTGTCGATTCCTTTGAAGAACATGAGGATGCAACAGATACAACTACATCAGATCAAGTTTTGAAAGCAAAATCCATGAGAGTTCTCGAGCATGCACCTGATGATGAAGTAGAAGGAGAGATGGTATACCTACAAGCTAGGCTGCTTGACAATGCTGTTGTTCTGAAGCACAGATGCG AAAAATTGATAGCAAAGGTTGTACAGAATCTTTCTCGTGAGCTGGATGCATTCAGTAGAAGAAAATGGGACCTTATTTTTGTGAATCAGTTTCTTCGTGATGTTAGAGAAGCTAAGAAAcgtgggagaaaagaaaagagacaTAAGGAAGCCCAAGCTGTACtagctgcagctgcagctgctgtTGCATCCTCTTCACGGAATTCAATCATGAGAAAAGATGCAAAGGAAGATGCAGCTCCTGCTAATCAAGAG AATTCTCCAAAACTTGTTGCTGGATCTTCAAGAGTTGGGCAACGGACTAAAGATTCATTAAAGTCATCCAACAGCAAAGTACAACCAGATAACAAATTTGGCAGTTTTCATATGCCAATCTCCTCAAACGAAAATGAACTCTATTGTGATGTATGCATGCGAACTGAGACTGTCTTGAACCGAATATTCATCTGCTCCAGATGCAAG GCTGCTGTGCACATAGATTGCTACAGAAATATGGAGAATTCTATTGGCCCCTGGAAATGTGAACTTTGTGAAGATCAAGATATTTCTTTAGAAACCTCAACTGCTAGTGATAAATCAGATTGTAATGGCAAAAAATTACACTTTGCACGGTGTGGTATGTGTCATGGCACATCAGGTGCTTTTAGAAAAACTGCAGATGGGCAGTGGGTTCATGCTTTTTGTGCTGAG TGGTTGTTGGACACCAAGTACGTAAGGGGACAAGAAAATCCTGTGGAAGGAATG GAAAGCCTTGTAGAGGGAAAAGATACTTGTTGTCTCTGCCTCCGCAAAGCTGGCATGTGCTTAAGG TGTAGTAGTGGGGACTGCCACATAACTTTTCATCCTACTTGTGCTAGAAACTCTGGTTTCTACATGAACACAAAAGGGTTTGGTACTACGTCACAGCACAAAGCATACTGTGCCAAACACAGCGCACAACAGAAGGAG GATGATGCGCAGCGATATGGACCTCAGGAGCTCAGGAACATGAAACGGATGAGG GTTGAATTGGAAAAATTGCGCCTCTTATGTGAGAGGGTAATTAAGAGAGAGAAGGTGAAG GTGCTTAGGCTAATTAGGGGGAGTTAA